The Misgurnus anguillicaudatus chromosome 12, ASM2758022v2, whole genome shotgun sequence region tagatTCTTGGCTGCGTTATGAGATAgcggtgttctttattaaataatcatttcagaaatagttcaaattaaatttatatcttgtaaaaaataattcaaattgcaaacaactaaatccaacctttgacattttattttatatcaaacccgtgcaaaaccGGATACTTCATGTCCAAACGTAccatgcataaactgctccaatgcgTCCGCCTTTGAAATGATCATTTATACCGGGTGCCCAATGTGCGTCGGGCAGGGAgataaggtgggtcgtgcaagGCACCTTGCTTGGCTGTGCATTAGgctacacttaaaatatataaaaacaaactgttgttcattagttcacgcgtttattgtgctGATACAGTGCGAATAAAGTTTAATGGCCGCATTTCTGGAGCCTTTCTGTCAAcctcaaaatataaaatatatatatatattgtataaatattttatgattgctttagattttagctttgatgagttttaatgtggaaaatttgttgacATTTGGAGACTACACGCAGTAATCAAGTGGAGCAGTTTCTTTTGAATGTTTATGAAGAATGGCATGCACTGtagttgcctcaaagttataaaacatttaaaaacttcGATGTAATGtcaaattaacattaaaaatcaaaattagggaagtcaacaattatgattttgaaATAATCGGGTATAATATAACAggtattttaattaaacttaaTATGACAAGGcatagacaaaaatactataactaaataaatagtataacgttttctctttatattCCTATTTAAAAAGCTTAGGTGGAATAGATTATAGGCTACCTGTGGGTCCCAGATTAAAGAAAGTTTGAGCATcccttattataatatatttgcCATAGTGTCTTCATTTAGTCCACAACCACGGTGTATTTATTTACCTAATTTATAAAAGCACAACACGCAAAACATATTTACAACAGCTACTATGCAGatataaagaaagaaataaaagcCGCCATGAGATAAATTTCGGGGCTGCTGCGTTGAAATTGACTCTGCAAAGTCTGCTGAATTTGCTCTCGTGGCATGcgatttttacttattttatttatttgcagctaaaatactAGTCGGTAGCCTAAATATTTCACGGATGAAATGCACATACACTAAATTGTGTGACTATTCGCTGTATAGCTGGCAtacagtttcaccaactcctccaTTCTCTTTAAATAAGTCTCTTAAGCCTACATGTCTAACAGTTTGCATCTGATGTACCTttgaaaaatataataataataataataataataataatgtctagttatgtgaatgttttattctttaaataaaaataatatttgccTAATTGAACACGGAGTGTattataacttttttttacagatatttaATTATATAGGCCTAGACTGCAATgtacacaagcttttatcaaaatgatggcccctagcggagtcaagaGGGATAAGGTaaagctaagagtgctccagaccaaccttccgaacgaatgacttacagaaggtatacgtaactaagaacgtttcgggaaacacgtattaacgataaggtacagcttaaggtacaacttaagaacgacgtagagctaagaaggtttcggggaacgcagcccagtatctttttaaaatatgtgtgttGGTTAATGTAACATAACTCGTAGTGGTTTTAAAGAATGTTATTATACAAACTATTAAGAGTTTTTAATGCTTTGAAAGTCTAAGAGTATATTAGATTTATTGCGCGTGCGTCTGtacgtgcgtgtgtgtttgtgtgtgtgcgtgcgtgcgtgcgtgcgtttGTGTGGGTTAgtgcgtttgtgtgtttgtctgaaaataAATGTCTGTCACATTGATTGCATTAAATGACTGTAAAAAGTATAGTTGCTTCCTGGTGATTAAACCAAAAATGCAATACAATGATTGTGTGTTTTCAAGCAATGATTATGTATAAAGAAATAAGAAATGAATAGAAAAATATCTGAATAAATAATAGCAAAAACTATTAACAGTAAGTTCTTTATATAATGATTCTAAGCATCTTACTTCTCCATTAAGCCATGTTTGGGGACGTAGTGTTTTGAAGTCTGTTACTCTTAAAAATGTACAGGATGTTGTTTCTTCATTTGATGGAAGCACGGCTATGACAGCTTCTTTAATCTCGGTCTCCCAGAGAGCATGCTTCTACAATAAAGTGAGAATAGCCATgttcatatttaattttttgtgcAGAGATTGtaaattttatgtaacaaaaagatTAATACCTTTTCTTCTGGATCTTTCAGTGCTACAATTTCTGACCATTTCTTTCTTCTATTATCAGATTGCTGAATAGTCACCTTGCTTGCATTGGATGCCTTTGTCAGAATGGGTTTGTGTTGgatgttcatgttttttttagttgTTTTGACACATGATTTAATCTGTGTTCTGTCTGGATTTTCAGTTTTCAGTTTTTTTGGCACTGGCATGATTACTGGGACACTATAGTACTTAGACTTGCTTGGTGTGGTAAGTCTTTTGGCCCACTGCTCTTCTTTTAGTTCTATTGCTTCTCGTTTTCTTTTTGATGTTGGACATTTTGATTCAAGAGGCAGTCCATGTGTAATCATGTGTTCCTTGTATCGTCCCTTTAAGGATGAATGAAGTCTACTGATAAAATCTGCAGGCCGCAGTTTCCTTTTTCTTTGTagtattgtgttttttaaaatgccaaaCCAACATTCCACATGACTGTTAGTGTCTCTGGTTTTCTCAAAGTCTTGGATGTTTTTATTGGGTTGATTTTTGCATTCGGAAGCATACTTTTCCATGTTGCCAAGGAATATTCCACTCCACAATGGGAAAAGGCCCAAATACTGTCCAGTGAGCACAGTGATAATGCCTTCACAATTGTAAAAGTTATCTTCCATAGTGCTTAGGCTTTCTTCTTCTTTGATTAGGTCCATAGCCTGCTCCTTCACTTTACCAAACTCATTGGTAAACTTGGAACGTCCAATAATTGTACTTTTTGCCACTTTAATGTCATCTTCCTCTGGAAGTTGTGCCTTGAGGAAAATTTCATCAACATCATCCAAAGCAATCTGCTTGATGTGGTTGGTGAGGTTTTCAATTCCAGCTTGTACTGTAGGAGTACTTTTTTCACACAAAAAGACAAAGCACATTTGCAGAAAGATAGATTTTGCTTTTTCGAGACACACACAGTTTTGCAGAAGTGCAAAACAATACACAGCAAAGTTGTGCAGTCCTTTGTCCTTTGTCACTTTACTCATGGCCTGTGATATGGTCTTTACCATGTGTGCTGCACAGATATGCATCACTGTGAACCTCATTATGTCTTTTTTCTCAAGTCTGTATTGACAGATTTTGTGAGCCCTATCTAAGTATGTGTCAACATTTTCTTTGTTGAATGATAGTAGAACACTTTGGATTATGGCCCAACTAAAATCTGTCTCAATGTGATGTACTCTGATTGAGGTATACCTGCAAACTCTGTGTACAAACTTCAGAAGCCAACTTGAAATGTTTGGCACATTATGCTCATTAGTCAACAGCTCTGAAATAGGAAGTGGAGGTTTGTTAACACCATCCCCTGGAAGAACAAGGGCATAGTAAAGTACTCTCTTATCTTGATAGGGTATCTTGTTCACAATGCCTCCAGTTGCATcaagatagagggatgtattgcGATTTTTTCGGAGATGTGAGACAAGGATTTGCATTCCCTCTTCAGTATACATTTGCACTGCAAATGGATCAACTTGCAAATGCTGCATGTACCCAGGGCTTGTGAAGAAACCTGCGTCACATTCTCTGAGAATTTTCTGAGTGATCATAAGTTCCATGACAACATTGTCATGGAACCGAAGACTTCTTCTGAACTCGGATGCTATAGTTTTAAGAACATTCCTAGTAAGGCATGTGGAAAGGTTGCCAGCTATAAGCTCTGCAGGTGAAGTATTACGTAGTTTCTTGTAGTAGTAATTTGAAATTCCACCTTTCAGTGCTTTTGCAATTTTGCCTCTCCGGGTGTAACTTGCCCTGCGGAATTTTAATTCTCCTTTTGCATGTCTGACACAGCCAAATTGGGTGACACTGATAGTGATTTTGTTTTGTACACGTGGTGGTTTATTACATGTGAAAACATATCTTGCATGGCAATCAGCAAATGTGCACACTGCCTTTAACCTTAGATATGGAGCACTTTTTGTACTGCAAGGAGAGCAAACTCTCTGGAACTTGAAAGCTATAGGGCATGATGTGTTTTTCTTCTTGAACTGTTTGTAAACTATGTGAGTCCAAGGTTTTTTGAGTTTCATTTCTCCTTCTTTAGGGGCTATTTTTATCCATTCTTTACTACTGATGtgaattttgaattttttttttacaggtgTTACTGGCCtccatttactttttttttttactgtatccTCTGGCCCACCACAGCAGCCAACACTTTGCAGTGCTTGTTCTTCAGGTGAAACAAATTCTTCAAAGCAGTTTTCCATCCCATTGCTTTCCTCAGCCTTGTCATTGCAAATATGATCATGATCTAATGTAAGTGTATTTGAATTGTTTGAATTGTTATCCAGATCATTGACCTTCTCTTTTTGTTGGAAATGTTTAAGAACTGTTGACTGCAGATTTTTTCGATTACTGTGCCATACAACTGAGAGCCATTTTCTGTATTTAAGTGTATCACttccaaaaacatttttggctaCATCACTCCATATGGTGGAATTCCATGGTATCTTTTTCTCCACtgtatttttagtttttaaaaactGCTCCACAAGTCTTTTGACCCCTCCACATTCACTCCAAAGGTCAGGAGCCCCATACTTTATACCAATTTTTTTCCTTGGTTTGGTCATGTGTCTCAGTTAAATGCAATCATAACACTTAATTTGCTTACAACAATCTGAAGGTTTACCGTCACAGGTGTTCCTCTGATTTTTCAAGATGCTCGAACAATGTCGCCCACATTTAACGTGCAGACATGCGGTATGATTATATCTTTTATCCATAGTGATGGGGACAAGGATACCGGGGTTCTGCAGTGCCCCCTCCGCTTTGGACGGTTGTAATACAGCTTTggattaatttacatttattacattcCTACTTCTCCTGAAAGCATATTCATATTGGCGTTTTAAGGTTTTGTTCTGTCTATTAGTGTAAAGAGCGTTGTGGTCATTTGCTATATGACCGTTGAATGAAAATAGACGTTTGCACCACGGCAATTTACCACCTGTCAATCCtaatttattgtatttacaaaCACCAAAACAATGAACTACCATCTAAAGCATAATTtattactagggctgtcaaaagattaatcatgattaatcacgtccaaaataaaagttttttttttgcataatctatttgtgtgtactgtgtataattattatttatatataaaaacacacacattcatgtatatatttaagaaatatttgcatttatatactgtatatacatttatataagttatattatatataaatatataaccaatttttcttaaataaatacaaGATTGTgtaagtttttataataattagacacagtagtacacacaaatatattatgcaaacattttttattttggacgtgattaatcatgattaatcttttgacagccctacttattACTCATTAACTTTATAGTAACTTTATAACTTACTAACAATATATATTAGTTAATCGGGTAAgattttacaataaggttgtatttgttaatattgGTAAATGCATTAGCTGATAATTTATTAACAAAGTATATAACTTTACCGCAcgtattaatctttgttaatgttaaaaatgctaatgttaaaaacagcacttattaatctttgttcatgtttttctctgtatttactaatacatttttatttgatttttcaaagaatttttttttaaacatttaacacatAATAAACTGGCACGATTAAATGTATcggcaataaaaaaattacagaatAAATGCCTATTACTTATTTTTAGTTAATGTCGGCTAATGTAGCTCaaattttaacaaatacaagTTACCATTAATCGTTATAATTTATGTGTGTACTTTGAACAATGATGCGCTTTAACTGGTGATTTTAATGAAAACTACACGATAAGCAtcaaaatatcattttttaaattaaacataaaaatagaaatattttcTCCACAAAAGACTAAAAGAGATAGCCGACGTTGgtttcttttgaaacatttcTGTGAATCTAAAAGTAATTttgaatgtttaaataaaaaagaaattataTTCTATGTGTTTACGTCATTCAAAACCAAGAAGTGACAAAGCTGAAAGAAGTGAGAAGAAAAAGaagcacaacaaatatgttATTTTACCCACTAGGCTACATCTTAGATACCCTCACGTCTTCCGAATGTATTGTCCATTCATCGTCCTTTGAGGCGCAGGGCACAGGCGCTCGTTTTCTTGTTACACCGAACTTCCAACAGATGTACACCTAATAAACATTGATTATTTTCTCCTTAGCAGTCACTATAACAATTGCAAACGTGACCAGTTAACTTACCATATCAAAGTACAATTAGGCCTATTATAGCAGTTATCCAAAAACGCATTTATTTACTATTACTTAGTTATGTATAAAGTCTATTATTAAACGGTTATACAGCCGGCCTAGATATGAAGCCATCTAAAAGAGGAAAACAAATCTGTAAAAGCGAAGTGTTATAGTTTATCTTGTAGTGTTTTTGATCTGTGAAATGTTTCACAGATCCTTAATAACATTTAAAGCGCAATGTGACTGGCGTGATTTAGCGCATTATAGAACAAACTAACAATTCAGCTGTAAAATAGCGTCAATTGGGAGAAAATTAATTTGTGAAGGTTTTCAGAAATAAGGCTCTTTCTACAACAAATAAAATTGACATAATTTCTGGCTGCGCGTGTAGCAGCCGATAATGTAGACGTCCAATAACGTAATAACAACCAATAACGTAATAATTTTATTGTAATAAAGCCAATAATGTAAGAATTTGTCAGTAATGTAATAACATTTATGCGccaataatttaataaagttttgtcaaTAATTTAATAAGTTATTACATTATTGGCTGCTCATTATGTTATCGGCTTGGTTGGGAAATACTATAAATATGTATTAACTGCAGCCATTAATGAAATAACATACTGATATTActtcatttaatgtttatttactgGATATAAAGTGTCACACTTCCATAGCACAGTACTTAGCTCTTCCAAATAGCTTAAAAGCATTACCATAAACACCCTCGTTGTCTTTATGTATTGGCTCTATTCAAAGTTTATATTAATATTGCACAATTTATTCAGCAAGGTTAATACACAGGGCCGGGCTGTATGTATTTTCCTCATTCTTCTGTCTTATTAAATTACTGATTTATTACAAATTAATGTTTCATTAACTGCAATAAATACATGGATACAGTAAATACATGGTTGTGTTTTTTTACTTGCATATAATACTGTGGTTTATAAACAATGTGGCTAATTCCCAGGATGTGTGTGGAGGGAGTGTATACCTGtaggcgtgtgtgtgtgtgtgtgtgtgtgtgtgtgtgtgtgtgtgtgtgtgtgtgtgtgtgtgtgttcgttGTGTGTGCTTATGTGTCAGTGTGTTATTTGTGCAACTAGGTCTTTCAGCGTCTTGGGAATTGACACAAAATtactgaaaaaatataaaaagcatcTGTAAAAACTCTACCTTTGACATAATTACAAATATATTGTATTATAGGAGCTAACGCTCTCCCTCTCCAGAAGAGTCATTTATTTTGCAGACAATGCAATTGACCACTAGGTGGACATGGATAGACAAATTTGTTTGACAAATTTTGACTGACATTTGACTCTCTTCAGTTGTCTGCAGTGCAAACTTACTTGGCAAACATGTTGAAAGGTAAATTGCTCGCTAATAGTCTTtagtaaacacagctcattaaGTTCCTGAATGCTATTTAGTGAGTAAGGAAAAggatatacaaatattttactGTGTAAGCTATGTTAACTGACTATTGCTAGCGATACGCTAACCAATTACTTAATTAGCATTATTTATCCTACTTAGCCAGATATAGCCTGGTCAAAATTAGATATAATTAGTCGTTTGTATGTCAGAGTGTATTGTCACAGAGAAATAGTTACTTTAATCAGTCAAGTACATGAGCAATGTTTCTTTAACCCCTTAAGTATGAATTGCTTTATTCAAGTTGTTACATTAGCAGTAGCCTAAGCTAAATAATCCTATATGCAATCCTATATGATGTTCAACAGTTACCCTGGACTTAGTTCTCACCAACCAATTAACTCTTTGGCTGCCAGCGTTGtaaaaaaagttgcccaccacactgtaaaacctacagttaactcaactcaaactaTTTAAGGACACCGGTTGCATTAAACCgttaaagttttaaaacacgTACATCTGAGTACTGTAAACTTAAACAAACTGAGTCATAAGCAGTTATGCATGCACTTATATAGTTCACACtacttgagtcatgtgcaattatgcacttatatttaagttcacagtactcaaatgtatgtgttttaaaacttaaacggtttaaaggtgcagtgtgtaaaattTTAGAAGGACCTTTGATagcaatgcaatataatatacacaactatattatcagtggtgtataaagatcttaaaaaatgaactgtattgttttcattaccttataatgagccatttttatctgatggaacaaaatggcggcttccatgtaaggggtcccccttacatggaagccgccattttgtgccatcatgttcgtacagtagccctaaatggacaaactgttctatagaGCACGTTTGTCACTACTTTGTCttagacgatgacatgtttgtcctgtgacgCTTATGTgcttcaaaagtgaggggtgcaattcgcaacctcaccactagatgccactaaaatctacacactgcacctttaaggcaaccggtttccttaaatggtttgagttaagttaactgttaggttttacagtgcagcatttttgtgatttacataaaagtttcacaaatgcctttcaggaaatATTCTCttctataaaaatatacatacaaatatatcaaatgaaagaaccgaccctctgctttcaaacaaacaacaaacaaacaaaacgggaaaaatgttttatcctatattttttaatatataacctattatatatttttattaaaaaatacaacattttgagcaaaaagctgaaaattttcatttttgtaaaggaattttgttagagatcagattcagaacgattatcaaaacatacatgcagtttaaaattaatgaaataattCAGTTTTTTATGAATTGGGTTTtatccatctagtggataacaGCGGTATTACAGCTTACCATATAAAAGCATCTTTATCAggtaaatattaatttataattgacgatataactcgtcaatggcggcaaaAGGGTTAATACACATCCCAAATTATGTTGTTTTCTCAATAACAATATGGCAATTGCTACAATTAGATTTGCTAAACTGTCTCAACGTTCGATGTTGAACCTGACCCCTTGTTTGATGTTGAAGCTGGCTCTCTTTGTGAAGCTGAACCTGGCTCCAATACTCAGCCTGGACCTGGCCCTCTTGCTCAGCCTAGACCTGGGCTTCTAGAAAACCCTGAGATCCAGTATGGGGATGAGACTGGAGTTCAATATCTCCCATCAGAGATCctattaaaaattattaagttCTCTCTCAAACAAgacaaggcaaggcaaggcaagtttatttgtatagcacatttcatacacagaggtcattcaaagtgctttacatagaaatgagaaaacaatatataaaagagaagaaagaaaatgtaaaaataatagatacacaataaaatcacagtaaaaataatagatacacaataaaatcacaataaaaacaaagatacatgagaatttagaaagaaaataaatgtgattttaataaaaacactttaaaatgttaaaaagaataaaacagaagtaaaagtgacttgagttaaaggtgcagtcagtgtgaagcagcacagtgctcattcagtaaatgcaaagttaaacagatgtgtttttaatctagatttaaaagtgtttactgttgaagcacatctgatctcttctggaagctgattccagctagaggtggcataataactaaatgctgacgccccttgttttgagtgaacccttgggatttctaactgacctgatcctaatgatctgagtaatcttttaggtttatatacagttagcatatctgtcatgtatttgggtcctaagccatgaagtgatttataaacgagtaacaatactttaaaatctattctaaatgtaacaggaagccagtgtaaggacctgaggactggagtaatgtgctcagattttttggttctggtcagaattctggcagcagcgttctgtatgagctgcagctgtctaatggtctttttggggatcccagtaagaagtccattgcagtaatccaccctgcttgtgatgaaagcatgaacaagtttctctaagtcctgtcttgagacaaaacagctaattctggcaatatttctgagatggtagtaagctgatttgcttattgctttcacatgactactgaaattaaggtcagactctaaaattacaccaagatttctgactttattttgtgtctttagacccctagagtcaaggtatgtgttaactttgagagtttcatctttatttccaaatacaatgacttcagttttgtctttgtttaactggaggaagttttgacgcatccaacagttaatttcatcaatgcatttacatagagagtcaatggggctgtagtcattaggtgacagggctaagtatatctgggtgtcatctgcatagctgtggtaagcaatttggttctttttcattatttgaccaagtgggagcatatacaaattaaacagaagcggtgcaagaattgaaccctgtgggactccacatgtcatggatgtccactcagatttatggttacctatgttcacatagtaacctcttccttgtaggtatgatttaaaccatttgaggaccatcccagagagccctacccagttttccagtctatgtaagagtatggtgtgatctactgtgtcaaaggcagcactaagatctagtagcaccagcactgatattttacctgaatcagagtttaagcgaatatcatttattatctttatgagcactgtctctgtgctgtgatgctgacggaaaccagattgaaaattgtccagagagccatttgagtttaagaatttgttcagctgattaaaaaccaccttttcaatgatcttgcctataaacggaaaatttgagattggtctgtagttgctaagtatggttttgtctaggttactcttttttaggagaggcttaataactgctgtttttaatgactctggaaaggtgcctgtgatcagagaggtatttactatttttaagaggtccgtttctaagcagttaagtacctttttgagaaaagatgtggggagtgtgtcaaggctgctagttgatgctttaagatgttgtactgtttcttccaaggtttttatatcaattatgtCAAATTCTGGGAGAATGGCTAATTTCTGAGGTTGTTGCAATGATATCTGACTGATCACAGTACAGTATGAGGCCGTATTGATCGCCATTCTGATATTACTgatcttctcagagaaaaaggttgcaaactcattgcatttgttgtcagagagcatttcactaggaacttgatttggggggtttgttagtctctctacagtagcaaaaagagtgcgagtgttggttatgtttttgtttataatgtttgaaaagaaggtctgtctagctgggcctagttctacattgaaagcacgaagactgtctttatagatgctataatgtacttcaagttttgttttccgccacatacgttcagcttttctgcatgttcttttcatgtgctgtactgctgttgtgtttctccAGGGTGCTTTACGTCTGCCAGGGATCACCTTGACCTTTACTGGAGCTATACCATCAATGgcatctttaacttttatgttaaagttttcaaggagaacatcaacagagtctgccgatatgtttggcaacattgatatagcattcataaatacctcactggtgttctcatttatgaacctttttttaacatagacagatctagcatcagtggcaggacagatcaataaatcaaagtaaacacagaaatggtcagATAGCGCTTCATCCTTGATTACAGTGGATGAAATGTTTAGACCCTTGCTAATGAGCAGATCAAGAGTGTGTCCCCGATTGTGTGTAGGACCTTGCACGTGCTGGGTCAGAACAaaggtgtttaaaacatttaacagttcaattgcagcattgttttctgcattgtctatatgaatattaaaatctccagcaataacaaaataatcaaattcagaggaaattgttgataaaagttctgtgaattcatcaacaaatgctgaggtgtatttgggaggtctataaataattgtaaacagaatgcgtggtgtaccttttaaagcaatacacaaatattcaaaagactggtaatcaccatgtaacacttgcttgcattgaaaggcatctttgaataaagcaGCTATTCCTCCGCCCCTTCTAAGAGCTCtacagacatttataaaggtaaagttgggtggggctgattcattgaggactgtagcactgcagctgtcatctaaccaagtttcatttagaaacataaagtccaggttgttggtggtgataagatcattaactaaaaaggatttgttctttagtgaacggatgttcagaagtgctaacttaacagtaactGGTTTTGGCACTGTATCAATCTCAGAATGACGTATAATAGGCAGTAGATTAGATAGAATTGCTGTGCGGCTGGAGACGGCCTTCATCTTTCTATCACATGTCAGGACAGAGATAGGGAAAGCTAAAGGGACATCGGGCACCCGCttgttcttaaaatatttatgattgttACTGCCGACGTAGCGGGAACCCAACACACATCAGTTACCAGTGCTGTTTGCAGATGAGGGCTGGTGTGGTCCCTGACGTTGAGGCAGAGGTCGGAGTGCTCTTTCAGATGGAGGGGGAGGGCAGGCTGGGCCCGAAGGCTTTGGTGGTTGAGGAGCCCGCCGTTTCTTGGTTGATATTTGGGGActcgcagcaatagagtgggagagctttgttccagcagataccagtttctccattttctctgaaaagcccagaagtggtgatgttggagagagggagagagagtgtgACGACATCAGCTGTGATTCTGGTGTTCCTGAAGGCTGGGAGGGAGTGTTATCATTCCTCGGGTCATTATCAACAGAAACGTCCTTGGGTGTTGATTCACAATCCAGCTGTAGCGAGGTCTGTGGGCAGGGCTCAGCCTGAGCTGTGTCTGTGAACAGTAGTTGTGACTGCAGAGTTTTATCCTTGTCTTCTGAATGTCCATCCAGGTGCTGGTGTAAAATCCTGTGGTCATTTCCGCTGTTCAGTAGTGGACTGGCACACTCAGCTGAT contains the following coding sequences:
- the LOC141369144 gene encoding uncharacterized protein; this translates as MRFTVMHICAAHMVKTISQAMSKVTKDKGLHNFAVYCFALLQNCVCLEKAKSIFLQMCFVFLCEKSTPTVQAGIENLTNHIKQIALDDVDEIFLKAQLPEEDDIKVAKSTIIGRSKFTNEFGKVKEQAMDLIKEEESLSTMEDNFYNCEGIITVLTGQYLGLFPLWSGIFLGNMEKYASECKNQPNKNIQDFEKTRDTNSHVECWFGILKNTILQRKRKLRPADFISRLHSSLKGRYKEHMITHGLPLESKCPTSKRKREAIELKEEQWAKRLTTPSKSKYYSVPVIMPVPKKLKTENPDRTQIKSCVKTTKKNMNIQHKPILTKASNASKVTIQQSDNRRKKWSEIVALKDPEEKKHALWETEIKEAVIAVLPSNEETTSCTFLRVTDFKTLRPQTWLNGETIEYYLSLMRNQHEAAKKIIIISHFTVDVIMNEEEEVIKRQLMSKVKIDNFDAALGVLNLNENHWILIFLNATSKKVYVLDPFGRDEEEQAKKAGEKFRRYFQIRTNILGRKEWSNLRWSPMKIKHTKQMDGSSCGVFVMKFGEEILSKFPNVPCNLTIDKSTEAINDIRTQMATAILASSEPQSFCPLCGCKEIPGNVLWIQCDGCLLWSHDKCTGLTQEEVDSIATESSPWFCCFCKR